The following are encoded together in the Pirellulales bacterium genome:
- a CDS encoding helix-turn-helix transcriptional regulator, translated as MGSSHKLTDQLRQVIQASGQTRYSIWKQTGVTQDILSRFMTGERGMSLETADKLFEHFEIKLVTPTKKRSK; from the coding sequence ATGGGATCAAGTCACAAACTTACCGATCAGTTGCGACAGGTCATTCAGGCGAGTGGTCAGACTCGTTATTCCATTTGGAAGCAAACGGGCGTGACCCAGGATATTTTGTCACGCTTCATGACCGGCGAGCGGGGTATGAGTTTAGAGACCGCGGACAAGTTGTTTGAACACTTTGAAATTAAGTTAGTGACCCCCACGAAAAAACGGAGCAAGTAA